In a single window of the Elaeis guineensis isolate ETL-2024a chromosome 4, EG11, whole genome shotgun sequence genome:
- the LOC140857407 gene encoding uncharacterized protein, whose amino-acid sequence MAKAEARWIDCRSHLHALVANILDDRQIDKDCEELKSEPVSKEDWLWLLNYWRADETFKKRSVAEKANRKKLKILYTLGQLAFEAVAHDLEKKKGMRPDDLELWETTHTNKSGEWVNYKSREAYIAAVIQIEVIEKNSLDPETGEVIPLPPEVRSQALHQILGKVPRSHGQTSVQDNPSIVALREELAEEWHRHNQTREELSQTREELSDLKTQLVDHHETRKELLELKAYLAALTDHVG is encoded by the exons ATGGCTAAAGCAGAGGCTAGATGGATTGATTGTCGAAGTCACTTGCATGCACTAGTGGCAAATATTTTGGATGATAGACAAATAGATAAAGACTGTGAAGAATTGAAGTCGGAACCTGTGAGTAAAGAAGATTGGCTTTGGCTATTGAACTATTGGAGAGCAGATGAGACGTTCAAG AAAAGAAGTGTAGCTGAAAAGGCAAATAGAAAAAAGTTGAAAATTCTTTATACCTTGGGCCAATTAGCATTTGAAGCAGTAGCTCATGACCTG GAAAAAAAGAAGGGGATGAGACCAGATGACCTTGAATTATGGGAGACAACTCACACAAACAAATCTGGTGAATGGGTCAATTATAAGTCTCGAGAGGCTTAT ATTGCTGCAGTTATACAAATTGAAGTGATAGAGAAGAACTCTCTTGACCCAGAGACTGGGGAGGTGATACCTTTGCCACCTGAAGTACGTTCCCAAGCACTCCATCAAATATTAGGTAAAGTTCCTCGCTCACATGGACAAACATCTGTCCAAGATAACCCTTCTATAGTTGCATTACGAGAAGAATTAGCAGAAGAGTGGCATAGACATAATCAAACACGGGAGGAGTTGTCTCAAACACGGGAGGAGCTATCTGATTTGAAGACACAGTTGGTTGATCATCATGAAACACGAAAGGAGCTGCTTGAGTTGAAGGCATATTTGGCTGCTCTTACTGATCATGTagggtaa
- the LOC105042577 gene encoding glutathione S-transferase F11, whose amino-acid sequence MASIKVFGSPASAEVARVLACLFEKDVEFLLIRVDNYKGQKRLPEYLKLQPQGQALTFEDGKLTLTDSREICRHIAEKYVDQGNKDLLGTGTLERASIEQWLQTEANSFDPPSSELVFNLAFAPLMGLEQDEVVIERSRQKLNNVLDIYEQRLQESRFLAGDNFTLADLSHLPNAQRLVSSNKCRSLITSRRKVSRWWDEISSRPSWQRVVEMQQEPAPVI is encoded by the exons ATGGCGAGTATTAAGGTGTTCGGTTCCCCAGCATCGGCCGAGGTCGCAAGGGTGCTGGCATGCCTCTTCGAGAAGGATGTCGAGTTCCTCCTCATTCGCGTCGACAACTACAAAGGCCAGAAGAGATTGCCGGAATACCTCAAGCTGCAG CCCCAAGGCCAGGCTCTTACGTTTGAAGATGGGAAACTAACCCTCACCG ATTCGAGGGAGATATGCCGACACATTGCGGAGAAGTATGTCGATCAAGGGAACAAAGATCTTTTAGGGACCGGCACGCTCGAAAGGGCATCGATCgagcaatggctgcagacagaggCTAACAGCTTCGACCCCCCAAGTTCGGAGCTGGTGTTCAACCTGGCATTTGCACCGCTTATGGGACTGGAgcaggatgaggtggtgatcgagCGGAGCAGGCAGAAGCTTAACAACGTGCTCGACATCTACGAGCAAAGGCTGCAGGAGAGTAGGTTCCTGGCGGGAGACAATTTCACGCTTGCCGACCTCTCCCACCTGCCAAATGCTCAGCGTTTGGTGTCCAGCAACAAGTGCAGGTCCCTCATCACGTCGAGAAGGAAAGTGAGCAGGTGGTGGGATGAGATATCGAGTCGACCGTCGTGGCAGAGGGTGGTGGAGATGCAGCAGGAGCCAGCTCCGGTGATCTAA